A section of the Ciona intestinalis chromosome 4, KH, whole genome shotgun sequence genome encodes:
- the LOC113474220 gene encoding MAM and LDL-receptor class A domain-containing protein 1-like yields MRWKEVIFIFALCICANSSVFADLSCTFDTTTEKCYTQSTSDDFNWSRLSGATPSTDTGPDFDHTWKNKTGFYMYIEASTSGLTSGNKAQIVFTSQPYSTQESCLTFWYHAYGETLGGLNVFVEQQGSQLTSPIWQVNSNQGNRWFRADVSIESGNPSLLWETTFEGVYGTSFYGDVAIDDVTFSSLPCLPSGSCDFEHDWCDWVSDSALDLQWVRASQTTSLNPGPAFDHTNETATGMFLYISPQGQQKGDFARVTSYLIPATSPDTNICLSFWYYISGSNIGSLDILQRSSGNMMDERGSRVWRIEGDHGDQWIHGQVSFNSTTTDFRIDIEAVLSIGDQGAIALDDVQVTQENCEVLPSEALQTRDGPFLLYSNNFPTYAVDVNDDDEALIVNNAGHRFFLVSPGLSGTSGSISFESEVNPHYYLRHQNYILYLHKYDTTDLYRQDSSFIPHGDKFYKVVYILALL; encoded by the exons ATGAGGTGGAAAGaggttatatttattttcgcaCTTTGTATTTGTGCGAACTCGTCTGTGTTTGCGG ATTTGTCATGCACGTTCGATACGACAACCGAAAAATGTTACACACAAAGTACGTCAGATGATTTTAATTGGTCAAGGCTGAGCGGTGCAACTCCATCGACGGATACAGGGCCAGATTTTGATCACACGTGGAAAAATAAAACCG GTTTTTATATGTACATCGAAGCGTCGACTTCCGGTTTGACCAGCGGAAATAAAGCTCAGATTGTTTTTACCTCTCAGCCATACTCCACTCAAGAAAGCTGTCTAACTTTCTGGTACCATGCATACGGCGAAACTTTAG GTGGCCTTAATGTGTTTGTGGAACAGCAAGGATCTCAGTTGACAAGTCCGATATGGCAGGTAAATTCCAATCAAGGAAACCGCTGGTTTAGAGCTGATGTAAGTATAGAATCTGGTAATCCGTCGTTGCTTTGGGAAACAACATTTGAGGGAGTTTATGGCACGAGTTTCTACGGAGATGTTGCAATCGACGATGTGACGTTTTCCAGTTTACCTTGCCTTCCGTCAG GATCCTGTGATTTTGAACACGATTGGTGCGATTGGGTCTCAGACTCGGCTTTGGACTTACAGTGGGTACGAGCAAGTCAGACAACATCTCTTAACCCCGGGCCAGCGTTTGACCATACAAACGAGACAGCCACAG GTATGTTTCTGTACATCTCGCCGCAAGGACAGCAAAAAGGAGATTTTGCACGAGTTACATCATACCTGATTCCTGCAACATCACCTGATACGAACATTTGTCTTAGCTTCTG GTACTATATCAGCGGATCTAACATTGGTTCGTTAGACATACTACAGCGAAGCAGCGGTAATATGATGGACGAAAGAGGATCTCGTGTGTGGAGGATTGAAGGTGACCACGGAGATCAGTGGATACACGGGCAAGTTTCTTTCAACAGCACTACGACGGATTTCAGG ATTGACATCGAAGCGGTCTTGTCTATCGGCGACCAAGGCGCAATTGCGCTGGACGATGTTCAAGTTACCCAAGAGAATTGTGAAG TTTTGCCGTCCGAAGCGCTCCAAACACGAGATGGACCCTTTCTACTTTATTCCAACAATTTTCCTACGTACGCTGTTGACGTAAACGATGACGACGAAGCTTTAATTGTAAATAATGCGGGCCATCGTTTCTTTTTGGTCTCACCTGGGCTGAGTGGTACCTCTGGTTCTATATCATTTGAGTCAGAAGTGAACCCACACTACTATCTGCGCCATCAAAACTACATTCTGTACCTACATAAGTATGATACTACGGACTTGTACAGACAAGATTCCTCCTTTATTCCACACGGTGACAAGTTTTATAaggtagtttatattttagcatTGTTATAA
- the LOC100183588 gene encoding septin-11: protein MVKMEKDEAAGDYNGSVDEGMRTLNLSGHVGFDSLPDQLVNKATNQGFCFNILCIGETGLGKSTLMNTLFNTNFENEPQHHNMPGVKLKANTYELQESNVRLKLTIVDSVGFGDQINKEESFKPVVEYINQQFENYLQEELKICRSLFSYHDTRIHACLYFISPTGHGLKSLDLKTMKNLDNKVNIIPVIAKADIVSKGELHKFKIKIMNELVTNGVQIYQFPTDDETVAEVNASMNTHLPFAVVGSTEEIKLGNKMVKARQYPWGTVQVENENHCDFVKLREMLVRVNMEDLREKTHTKHYELYRRSKLTEMGFIDDNDGGKNFSLQEVYESKRNDHLNELQRKEDEMRQMFVLRVKDKEGELKKSEKELHDKFDKLKKMHMEEKKKLEEKKKSLQDEITGFEKKRQQAETLGKEHLAMSQNKTGKKK from the coding sequence ATGGTGAAGATGGAAAAAGACGAAGCTGCTGGAGATTACAATGGATCTGTAGATGAAGGAATGAGAACTCTTAATTTGTCCGGCCATGTTGGTTTTGATAGCTTACCTGATCAACTCGTCAATAAAGCAACAAATCAAGGTTTCtgctttaatattttgtgcatTGGTGAAACAGGGTTGGGTAAATCAACCCTTATGAATACTCTGTTCAATACCAATTTTGAGAATGAACCACAACACCATAACATGCCAGGTGTTAAACTAAAGGCAAATACATATGAGCTGCAAGAAAGCAACGTTCGGCTTAAGCTTACTATAGTAGATTCTGTGGGCTTTGGTGATCAAATTAACAAAGAAGAAAGTTTCAAGCCTGTTGTTGAGTATATCAACCAGCAGTTTGAAAATTACCTACAGGAAGAGCTAAAAATTTGCAGGTCACTGTTCAGTTATCATGACACAAGAATTCATGCTTGTCTCTATTTCATTTCACCAACTGGACATGGCCTCAAATCTTTGGATCTCAAGACAAtgaaaaatttagacaacaaagTGAATATTATACCAGTGATTGCCAAAGCTGATATAGTTTCAAAAGGTGAACTacacaagtttaaaattaaaatcatgaATGAACTTGTCACAAATGGAGTGCAGATCTATCAGTTTCCCACTGATGATGAAACTGTAGCTGAGGTGAATGCATCAATGAATACTCATCTACCATTCGCTGTGGTAGGCAGCACAGAAGAAATTAAACTGGGCAACAAAATGGTCAAAGCGCGACAGTATCCATGGGGTACAGTACAAGTGGAAAATGAAAACCATTGTGACTTTGTAAAGTTGCGTGAAATGCTGGTCCGTGTAAATATGGAAGATTTGAGGGAAAAAACTCACACAAAGCACTATGAGCTGTACAGAAGATCCAAGCTAACTGAGATGGGTTTCATAGATGATAATGATGGTGGGAAAAATTTCAGTTTACAGGAAGTTTATGAATCAAAGAGAAATGATCACTTGAATGAATTGCAACGGAAAGAAGATGAAATGAggcaaatgtttgttttaagagTGAAAGACAAAGAAGGGGAGCTGAAAAAATCTGAGAAAGAGTTGCATGACAAGTTTGACAAGCTCAAAAAGATGCACAtggaagaaaagaaaaaattagaagagaaaaagaaaagcTTACAAGATGAGATAACTGGATTTGAAAAGAAAAGACAACAAGCTGAAACTCTCGGAAAAGAGCATTTGGCAATGAGCCAAAACAAAActggaaagaaaaaataa
- the LOC113474171 gene encoding MAM and LDL-receptor class A domain-containing protein 1-like: protein MISEDDGTDFLHKDASFLPTKNLGPFNCDFEIGLCGWVNRREGDDTDWTRHTGATDTENTGPSGDHTHGNVCWNKLDNINLIQDLVSDPTFNDPPNVWNFGRFSDTEVDKCELECSIQPFCAAYTFVTNDATNGEYAGYCYGRASTPDVQSKEINHISGRRVQCQSGYYMYLQSSPPNVPGDTAQFFSSPLNTDGAQCVSFWYHMHGSDTGILNMLLSTEEAKTNPLWSRHGPQGRWWVGATVNVKSDVNYKVAFESVVGSGQKSDIALDDIAMTSGQCPEVAGFCDFENSQLCGWTKDDSSDFLWTWDSGGTSSTNTGPSYDHTYQTEQGHYIFIEASSPRVSGDVARMFSPTFVGSKESKCMRFYYHMFGTSIGSLSIYLAHGLQMGLPLWYRDSNQGDQWLLGQTTISSANDYEIVIAGSIGSSYYGDISVDDITITDGACSETCDFDHPTLCVWDKNPCIMTDLDWTEVQGKIANELGPPVDHTTSSDTGYYLMADMSIGKPADVARFESETIPPSSPDFNCVYFWYYMTGATGNLSVYAESVNTGGRYETCIRL, encoded by the exons ATGATAAGTGAAGATGATGGTACAGATTTTCTTCACAAAGATGCCAGCTTCCTTCCAACCAAAA ATCTTGGACCTTTTAATTGCGACTTTGAGATTGGTCTCTGTGGTTGGGTGAACAGAAGAGAGGGAGATGACACTGATTGGACTAGGCATACTGGAGCAACAGATACAGAGAACACGGGTCCAAGTGGAGACCACACACATGGAA ATGTATGTTGGAACAAACTAGATAACATTAACTTGATACAAGATTTAGTGTCGGATCCAACGTTTAATGACCCACCCAATGTATGGAATTTTGGAAG GTTTTCAGACACAGAGGTTGATAAATGTGAGTTAGAATGCAGCATTCAACCATTTTGTGCTGCATATACTTTTGTAACAAATGATGCAACTAATGGAGAATATGCTGGTTACTGCTATGGAag agCAAGCACCCCAGACGTACAGAGCAAAGAAATAAACCACATATCTGGCAGACGTGTTCAGTGTCAAAGTGGTTACTACATGTATCTGCAGAGCTCACCCCCAAATGTACCGGGGGACACCGCCCAATTCTTCAGTTCACCATTAAATACAGATG GGGCACAGTGTGTGTCATTCTGGTACCACATGCATGGATCAGATACTGGTATACTGAACATGTTATTATCAACAGAAGAAGCTAAAACTAATCCTCTTTGGTCCCGACATGGACCACAAGGCAGGTGGTGGGTTGGTGCTACG GTGAATGTTAAATCTGATGTGAATTATAAAGTTGCATTTGAGTCTGTGGTTGGTAGTGGACAAAAATCTGACATAGCCCTTGATGATATTGCAATGACAAGTGGTCAATGTCCAGAG GTTGCAGGTTTCTGTGACTTTGAAAATTCACAGTTATGTGGGTGGACTAAAGATGACTCATCAGACTTCTTATGGACCTGGGATAGTGGTGGTACTTCATCTACTAATACAGGTCCGTCATATGATCATACTTACCAAACTGAACAAGGTCACTACATATTCATTGAAGCGTCATCACCCAGG GTCTCAGGTGATGTTGCAAGAATGTTTTCGCCTACTTTTGTTGGTTCCAAAGAATCAAAGTGCATGAGATTTTATTATCATATGTTTGGAACAAGTATTGGTTCTTTGTCAATTTATCTTGCTCATGGCCTTCAAATGG GTCTACCATTATGGTATAGAGACAGCAACCAAGGTGACCAATGGTTACTTGGCCAAACCACAATCTCATCTGCAAATGATTATGAAATTGTAATAGCTGGTAGTATTGGGTCATCTTACTATGGTGACATATcggttgatgacatcacaattacaGATGGCGCGTGCTCCGAG ACGTGTGACTTTGATCACCCTACACTTTGTGTTTGGGACAAAAACCCTTGTATAATGACTGATCTTGATTGGACAGAAGTACAAGGAAAAATTGCAAATGAACTTGGTCCACCAGTTGACCACACAACATCATCGGATACTG GTTACTACCTAATGGCTGATATGTCAATTGGTAAACCAGCTGATGTAGCCAGATTTGAAAGTGAAACCATACCACCATCATCACCTGATTTCAactgtgtttatttttggtaTTACATGACTGGTGCAACTGGCAATCTATCTGTGTATGCAGAAAGTGTTAATACTGGTGGAAGGTATGAGACCTGTATCagactttaa